In the Malus domestica chromosome 16, GDT2T_hap1 genome, one interval contains:
- the LOC103403189 gene encoding glucose-6-phosphate 1-dehydrogenase, chloroplastic: MATLPSTHCCHTYSPLPLSSSSSSSVSYLPVYSSVHGRLQRVSISSIPNRFVSAKVSQQNALGMQDGPAAPAVNPIENEAPFKKLEDGLFSAPSSKESKDTTVFNVNESESTVSITVVGASGDLAKKKIFPALFALFYEDCLPKHFTIYGYARSKMTDAELRDMVSKTLTCRIDKRENCGEKMDQFLQRCFYHSGQYDSQDHFAELDKKLKEHEVGRVPNRLFYLSVPPNIFIDAVRCASLSASSGNGWTRVIVEKPFGRDSESSAALTKALKQYLEEDQIFRIDHYLGKELVENLSVLRFSNLIFEPLWSRQYIRNVQLIFSEDFGTEGRGGYFDNYGIIRDIMQNHLLQILALFAMETPVSLDAEDIRNEKVKVLRSMRPLQLENVVTGQYKSHVRGGITYPAYTDDKTVPKDSLTPTFAAAALFIDNARWDGVPFLMKAGKALHNKRAEIRVQFRHVPGNLYRNIGTELDHATNELVIRVQPDEAIVLKINNKVPGLGMRLDRSNLNLHYAARYSKEIPDAYERLLLDAIEGERRLFIRSDELDAAWSLFTPLLKEIEEKKVIPEYYPYGSRGPVGAHYLAARYKVRWGDVGLEP; the protein is encoded by the exons atggcgaCCCTTCCTTCCACCCATTGCTGCCACACCTACTCGCCGCTGCCGCTgtcatcgtcgtcgtcgtcgtcagtTTCGTATTTACCTGTTTATTCATCTGTACACGGACGCCTGCAACGCGTTTCAATTTCCTCGATTCCGAATCGTTTTGTTTCAGCTAAGGTTTCTCAGCAGAATGCTCTCGGCATGCAAGATG GCCCGGCGGCGCCGGCGGTGAACCCGATTGAGAACGAAGCTCCTTTCAAGAAACTGGAAGATGGGTTGTTTTCAGCTCCGTCTTCGAAGGAATCTAAAGACACGACCGTCTTTAATGTCAATGAAAGTGAATCTACTGTCAGTATCACGGTGGTTGGAGCCTCCGGGGACCTTGCAAAGAAGAAGATATTCCCCGCACTTTTCGCACTTTTTTACGAGGATTGCCTCCCGAAG CACTTCACTATTTACGGTTATGCTCGGAGTAAGATGACCGATGCCGAGCTCAGAGACATGGTTAGCAAGACGCTTACTTGCCGTATTGACAAGAG GGAGAATTGCGGTGAAAAAATGGACCAATTTCTTCAAAGATGTTTCTATCATTCTGGTCAGTATGATTCGCAGGATCATTTCGCAGAGCTGGACAAGAAGCTGAAGGAACATGAG GTGGGAAGAGTTCCTAATCGCCTGTTCTATCTGTCTGTCCCTCCAAACATATTCATTGACGCTGTTCGCTGTGCTAGCTTGTCAGCCTCATCTGGTAATGGCTGGACTAGGGTTATTGTGGAGAAACCCTTTGGCCGAGATTCAGAGTCATCTGCTGCTTTGACCAAGGCCCTCAAGCAGTACCTAGAAGAGGACCAAATTTTCAGGATAGACCACTATCTGGGCAAGGAGCTTGTGGAAAACCTATCAGTTCTCCGCTTCTCCAACCTTATTTTTGAGCCCTTGTGGTCAAGGCAGTATATAAGAAATGTACAGTTAATATTCTCTGAAGATTTTGGCACTGAAGGACGTGGAGGGTATTTTGACAACTACGGGATAATAAGAGATATAATGCAGAATCACTTGCTTCAGATACTGGCACTCTTTGCAATGGAAACCCCTGTCAGTTTGGATGCAGAAGATATTAGAAACGAGAAG GTTAAAGTTTTACGTTCTATGAGGCCACTACAACTTGAAAATGTGGTCACAGGGCAATACAAGAGTCATGTTAGAGGTGGTATTACTTACCCAGCATACACTGATGACAAGACGGTACCCAAAGACAGCTTGACTCCAACATTTGCTGCAGCTGCTCTCTTCATAGACAACGCAAGATGGGATGGGGTGCCTTTCTTAATGAAGGCTGGGAAAGCATTACATAATAAGAG GGCTGAGATAAGGGTACAGTTTCGGCATGTGCCTGGAAATTTGTATCGAAATATTGGAACAGAGCTTGATCACGCAACAAATGAGCTTGTTATCCGAGTACAGCCTGATGAAGCTATTGTCCTGAAGATCAATAACAAAGTCCCTGGTTTGGGAATGAGGTTGGACAGGAGCAATCTAAATCTTCACTACGCAGCCAG ATATTCAAAGGAGATTCCGGATGCTTATGAGAGGCTTCTGCTGGATGCTATTGAAGGGGAAAGGAGGCTGTTTATCCGGAGTGATGAACTTGATGCAGCTTGGTCTCTCTTCACACCCTTGTTGAAAGAGATAGAAGAGAAGAAGGTTATTCCCGAATACTATCCTTACGGAAGCAGAGGTCCTGTCGGGGCACACTATCTTGCAGCAAGATACAAAGTCCGGTGGGGTGATGTTGGCTTGGAGCCGTGA